The Granulicella sibirica genome has a segment encoding these proteins:
- a CDS encoding DUF6908 domain-containing protein, translating into MKTVLDILQRAGGWHHGLHLHIENPPYMALVIEATDESGPCGLAALSVCHYGQQNGDAMRDPEMCFEIGFAGGAHLNPFYWRNDYAGIEQWSRFIRDAHYCYHTQLHAEHERFAKLWDKNLRQQGFADAFERQRKQRA; encoded by the coding sequence ATGAAAACCGTTCTCGACATTCTGCAAAGGGCCGGAGGTTGGCACCACGGCCTACATCTTCACATCGAAAACCCGCCTTATATGGCGTTGGTCATCGAGGCCACTGACGAGTCCGGCCCGTGCGGGCTTGCCGCCCTCTCCGTCTGCCACTACGGACAACAGAACGGCGATGCCATGCGCGACCCCGAAATGTGCTTCGAGATTGGCTTTGCCGGGGGCGCACACCTCAACCCCTTCTATTGGCGCAACGATTACGCGGGCATCGAGCAGTGGAGCCGCTTCATTCGCGACGCCCATTACTGCTACCACACCCAGCTACACGCAGAGCATGAGCGCTTCGCCAAGCTGTGGGACAAGAACCTGCGACAGCAGGGCTTCGCAGATGCCTTCGAGCGGCAGCGAAAGCAACGCGCCTAA
- a CDS encoding ArdC family protein, which yields MRKANTSNRPSIYQTVTDRIISSLKAGVIPWEKPWNTPRFNGGPFPRNFYTGKPYRGINILLLWSSDFSSPFWLTFKQAQELKGNVRKGERGTPIVFFKQLPHAAKDDTKTDEDERTPFVLCHYTVFNIEQCDGLTLPEIVQPSNAPEIDEDETCAAIVTGWESRPALHLTSPTEYRAYYRPRTDSVHMPARSRFVDAAHYCSTLFHELVHSTGHESRLNRTFGDHFGDELYSKEELVAEMGAAFLCAIAGIANEHTDRNTTAYIQNWISKLEEDNRLIVHAAANAQRAADCILGETFEEKTDTTDRANDEELAEVAA from the coding sequence ATGAGGAAAGCAAACACCAGCAACAGGCCGAGTATTTATCAGACCGTTACCGACCGCATAATTTCCAGCCTCAAAGCCGGGGTGATTCCGTGGGAGAAGCCGTGGAACACACCGCGCTTTAATGGCGGCCCCTTCCCGCGCAACTTCTATACGGGCAAACCTTACCGGGGTATCAACATCCTCTTGCTTTGGTCGAGCGACTTCAGCTCTCCGTTCTGGCTCACCTTCAAACAGGCGCAGGAGCTAAAGGGCAACGTCCGCAAAGGCGAACGCGGAACGCCCATCGTCTTTTTCAAGCAGCTTCCCCACGCCGCGAAGGACGACACAAAGACAGACGAAGACGAGCGCACCCCCTTCGTTCTCTGCCATTACACTGTCTTCAACATCGAGCAGTGCGACGGCCTCACCCTGCCGGAGATCGTGCAGCCCTCCAACGCGCCAGAGATCGACGAGGACGAAACCTGCGCAGCCATCGTGACCGGATGGGAGAGCCGCCCCGCACTCCATCTGACCAGCCCCACCGAATACCGCGCCTACTATCGACCGCGCACCGACTCCGTACACATGCCCGCACGTTCCCGCTTTGTGGATGCAGCCCACTACTGCAGCACGCTGTTTCATGAGTTAGTCCACAGCACAGGCCACGAAAGCCGCTTAAACCGCACCTTTGGCGACCATTTCGGGGATGAGCTTTACAGCAAAGAAGAGTTAGTCGCCGAGATGGGCGCGGCCTTCCTCTGCGCTATCGCTGGCATTGCCAACGAACACACCGACCGCAACACCACTGCCTACATCCAGAACTGGATTTCCAAGCTGGAAGAGGATAACCGCCTCATCGTCCATGCCGCTGCGAACGCACAACGAGCCGCCGATTGCATCCTCGGAGAAACCTTCGAGGAAAAGACCGATACCACCGACCGCGCCAACGACGAAGAACTCGCGGAGGTGGCGGCATGA
- a CDS encoding IS110 family transposase yields MQTVRSFVGMDVHKETISVSVAEDGRNGPVRFIGVIPNQPDDIAKMAKRLAKHGELDFCYEAGGCGYNIYRQLTALGHSCTVAATSLIPRKPGERIKTDRRDSQKLAILHRSGDLTKVWVPDATHEALRDLVRARVDASMHLMRARQQLLAFLLRHGRSYPTGKHWTQRHRSWLAGQTFQQEVHRIVFQDYVETVWTAQERRDALIERIGAMTASWSLGPLVEALRGLRGIDLLSAATFICTTGDLSRFESPRMLMGYLGLVPSEHSSGGSVRRGGITKTGNREARRMLIEAAWSYRYPARVAKEKAEILVHLPKNIRDIAWKAQTRLCARYRTMTARGKKPTVVVTALARELAGFIWAIGQEMRTPMTT; encoded by the coding sequence ATGCAGACAGTCAGATCATTTGTTGGGATGGACGTCCACAAGGAGACCATCTCGGTCAGCGTCGCCGAAGATGGGCGGAACGGCCCCGTGCGGTTCATCGGCGTCATCCCGAACCAGCCGGACGACATCGCGAAGATGGCCAAGCGGCTTGCGAAGCACGGCGAGCTCGATTTCTGCTATGAGGCCGGCGGTTGCGGGTACAACATCTACCGCCAGCTCACAGCGCTGGGCCATAGTTGCACAGTGGCGGCGACCTCGCTCATTCCTCGCAAGCCAGGTGAGCGGATCAAGACCGACCGGCGGGACTCGCAGAAGTTGGCTATCCTGCACCGATCCGGCGATCTGACGAAGGTATGGGTGCCGGATGCGACGCACGAAGCTCTTCGCGATCTGGTTCGTGCGCGTGTGGATGCATCCATGCACCTGATGCGGGCTCGCCAGCAGTTGCTCGCCTTCCTCTTGCGGCATGGCCGCTCCTATCCGACCGGGAAGCACTGGACTCAGCGCCATCGATCCTGGCTGGCGGGTCAGACGTTTCAGCAGGAGGTTCATCGGATCGTCTTCCAGGATTATGTTGAGACGGTTTGGACGGCACAGGAGAGACGAGATGCATTGATCGAACGGATCGGTGCGATGACGGCGAGTTGGTCGCTCGGACCGCTCGTCGAAGCTCTGCGCGGCTTGCGTGGGATCGACCTGCTATCGGCAGCCACGTTCATCTGCACAACTGGCGATCTGAGCCGCTTCGAGTCGCCCCGTATGCTGATGGGCTACCTTGGCCTCGTTCCATCGGAACACTCCAGCGGCGGCAGCGTCCGTCGCGGCGGCATCACCAAGACCGGCAACCGGGAAGCACGGCGGATGCTGATCGAAGCCGCATGGAGCTATCGCTATCCGGCCCGCGTCGCCAAGGAGAAGGCTGAGATCCTCGTCCACCTGCCGAAGAACATCCGCGATATCGCATGGAAGGCACAGACTAGGCTCTGCGCTCGCTATCGAACCATGACTGCGCGAGGGAAGAAGCCTACCGTCGTCGTCACTGCGCTCGCCCGTGAGCTTGCCGGATTCATCTGGGCTATCGGTCAGGAGATGAGGACTCCGATGACGACCTGA
- a CDS encoding helix-turn-helix domain-containing protein — protein MATSKTTNPKSDPSIVFGELLRKRRTEQKMSQDALAAKAGYERAFISLIERGKTNPSLRSIFDICTALDIRPSVFLRRVEKAANFELPSLHSAHRS, from the coding sequence GTGGCTACATCAAAGACAACCAATCCGAAGAGCGATCCTTCTATTGTCTTTGGTGAACTGCTGCGCAAGCGACGCACAGAGCAAAAAATGAGCCAAGACGCTTTGGCGGCGAAGGCCGGATACGAGAGAGCCTTCATCAGTCTTATAGAACGCGGCAAGACCAACCCATCGCTACGTTCCATATTCGATATCTGCACTGCTTTGGATATCCGGCCCTCGGTCTTTCTCCGTCGGGTGGAGAAAGCAGCCAACTTTGAATTGCCTTCGTTACATAGCGCGCATAGAAGCTAG
- a CDS encoding SOS response-associated peptidase family protein has protein sequence MKQNLKHLSRRYRAEVDWAAFEDIFRRRAEGEDIKAARDLQRNFQNPETDTERRTAEYIARYLKDKKAEWENEIFVQRRRLVAAEESLTKRETKKAREDLRIGTKKVQTLLDRLADLRRTEPNNEDARIFPMTYAPVILAENGRAVIRPMRYTCRLAGTPEVHDKRFPGTYNARRDSLDGYWREIYGKHHAVMVISGFYENVPLHLYEHRELAPEEKEKNLVLEFDPQPSNDMLVACLWDHWTDRHGVVLDSFAAITDEPTPEVSATGHQRTVITIQEAYLSEWLNPVGLAKQRLEHILSDKEVPYYVHQIAA, from the coding sequence GTGAAACAGAACCTCAAACACCTCTCCCGCCGCTATCGTGCGGAAGTAGATTGGGCTGCGTTCGAGGACATCTTTCGCCGCCGCGCCGAGGGAGAAGACATCAAAGCCGCGCGCGACCTCCAGCGCAACTTTCAGAATCCCGAGACCGACACCGAACGCCGCACGGCCGAGTACATTGCGCGATACCTGAAGGACAAAAAGGCGGAATGGGAAAACGAGATCTTCGTCCAGCGGCGCCGCCTGGTCGCCGCTGAGGAATCGCTCACCAAGCGCGAAACAAAGAAGGCGAGAGAAGACCTGCGTATCGGCACCAAGAAAGTGCAGACGCTCCTTGACCGCCTCGCCGACCTTCGCCGGACTGAGCCGAACAACGAAGACGCGCGCATCTTTCCCATGACATATGCGCCCGTGATCCTCGCAGAGAACGGGCGCGCCGTGATTCGCCCCATGCGTTACACCTGCCGTCTTGCCGGAACACCCGAAGTTCATGACAAGAGGTTTCCGGGGACCTATAACGCACGTCGCGACAGCTTGGACGGCTACTGGCGTGAGATCTATGGCAAGCATCACGCTGTCATGGTCATTAGCGGCTTCTATGAAAATGTGCCGCTCCACCTCTACGAACACCGCGAGCTTGCGCCGGAGGAGAAGGAAAAGAACCTCGTACTGGAGTTCGATCCACAGCCTTCTAACGACATGCTTGTGGCCTGTCTTTGGGATCATTGGACCGACCGGCACGGCGTCGTGCTCGATTCGTTCGCGGCGATCACCGATGAGCCGACACCGGAAGTATCAGCAACAGGTCATCAGCGCACCGTCATCACGATTCAAGAAGCCTATCTATCCGAATGGCTGAATCCGGTTGGCCTCGCCAAGCAGCGTCTCGAACACATACTCAGCGATAAAGAAGTGCCTTACTACGTGCATCAGATCGCGGCCTAG
- a CDS encoding DNA recombination/repair protein RecA, translated as MQVESALARKIPSALTPQAKMVRPVAATGIEALDDVLRGGLPIGAVSELVGPECSGRTSLALSFLAQVTQAGKVCAWIDVSNTFDPLSAAAIGVDLARLLWVRCGVQAGRVEPTSRNFSLPEKYLAPPSIKKGLHGGGFGPHPRTEANGLSTAVSGLLHPQAFAPRCAEPQRSIRPKQQTVEPVCPATCRAVTSTARSSKPWTRIEQALRSADLLLQGGGFSAIVLDMGSLAPEFASRVPLATWHRYRLASERTQSSILLLTQHPCAKSSAELLLRLRPATSLADETKVFTGLQPHAEVARQRFTQNESNIVSIRKPPQRVNTASWRSRMTWAGRR; from the coding sequence ATGCAGGTGGAATCCGCGCTCGCGCGGAAGATTCCGTCCGCTCTGACACCGCAAGCAAAGATGGTGCGGCCCGTGGCCGCAACAGGGATCGAAGCTCTCGACGATGTGCTCCGAGGGGGTCTACCGATTGGGGCGGTGAGTGAGCTGGTTGGCCCGGAATGCTCCGGGAGAACGTCGTTGGCTCTCTCGTTTCTCGCTCAAGTCACGCAGGCCGGGAAGGTCTGTGCGTGGATTGATGTTTCCAACACCTTCGATCCGCTGTCGGCAGCGGCCATCGGGGTCGACCTGGCACGACTTCTTTGGGTGCGCTGCGGCGTGCAAGCTGGCAGAGTCGAACCCACGAGCCGGAACTTCTCCTTGCCGGAGAAATACCTGGCTCCTCCGTCGATCAAGAAGGGGCTGCATGGGGGTGGGTTTGGCCCTCATCCACGAACGGAAGCCAATGGGCTTTCAACGGCAGTATCCGGTTTGCTGCATCCGCAAGCCTTCGCGCCGCGCTGCGCGGAACCGCAGCGCTCAATTCGGCCAAAGCAACAGACGGTCGAACCCGTGTGTCCTGCAACGTGTCGTGCTGTGACAAGTACGGCGCGTTCCTCCAAGCCCTGGACGCGAATCGAGCAAGCGCTGCGATCGGCAGACTTGTTACTCCAAGGCGGCGGTTTCAGTGCCATCGTGCTTGATATGGGCAGCTTGGCTCCCGAGTTCGCTTCAAGAGTACCGTTAGCGACGTGGCACCGCTATCGGCTTGCCAGCGAACGAACGCAGTCCAGCATTCTGCTGCTGACACAGCATCCGTGCGCGAAAAGCAGCGCGGAGCTATTGCTTCGTCTGCGTCCTGCAACTTCCCTGGCTGACGAAACCAAGGTCTTTACTGGTTTACAGCCGCACGCAGAGGTAGCACGACAGCGGTTCACGCAGAACGAGAGCAACATCGTTTCGATACGCAAGCCGCCACAGCGAGTGAACACCGCCTCGTGGCGAAGCCGGATGACATGGGCAGGCCGGCGATGA
- a CDS encoding DNA polymerase Y family protein, whose translation MTQVTELYACLYAKEFPAQALLRLRPDLHSKPCVVLEGEAPTQHVCSLNTKARLLGMERGMTRVEVDTFPEPVALLRSPQSEAATKAVLLECAGAFSPRVEDRSEANAFLCGIDIAGTKNLFGPPDMLARNLLQRVRALGISASVTVSTNLHAAVSLAKGLSRNTPLHVIATGREAATLAVLPLSVLDLTEKQTETFGLWGIHTLGMLAALPEKELVARMGQESRRLRQLAQGGLPHLFQPVEPVFKLEERAELDSPVEILESLLFGLAVMLEQLILRAKARILSLASVTVTLTLDGGGIHIRTVRPALPTTDKQLWIKLLHLDLEAHPPSAAIVGVMLHAEPGSTTKMQLGLFSPQLPEASRLDVTLARIRAVVGEDCVGRAVLQDTHAAEAFRVEPFTVPTGESVVPTSPHSRASIRQLRPQETASVTLQHAKPTSFYFREKRYNVEHAYGPWTLSGDWWNPTLWAAEQWDLVARAQDGAMLCCCMVRDVLQNRWQMAALYD comes from the coding sequence ATGACACAAGTGACAGAACTGTATGCGTGTCTCTACGCAAAGGAGTTTCCGGCACAGGCGCTTTTGCGTCTTCGACCCGACCTGCATTCCAAACCTTGTGTCGTGCTGGAAGGCGAAGCGCCTACCCAGCATGTGTGTTCGCTGAACACCAAGGCTCGGCTGCTTGGCATGGAACGCGGCATGACGCGGGTAGAGGTCGATACCTTTCCTGAGCCGGTGGCTCTCTTGCGCTCGCCTCAATCTGAGGCAGCAACGAAGGCCGTGTTGCTTGAATGCGCTGGGGCATTTTCGCCTCGTGTCGAAGATCGGAGCGAGGCAAACGCATTCCTCTGTGGCATCGACATTGCAGGAACAAAGAATCTCTTTGGTCCACCGGACATGTTGGCGCGGAATCTGCTGCAACGGGTGAGAGCCCTTGGTATCTCCGCATCGGTAACGGTGAGCACGAACCTTCACGCAGCAGTGAGTCTTGCCAAGGGGCTGTCGCGGAACACTCCGTTGCATGTCATCGCAACGGGGCGTGAGGCTGCAACACTCGCCGTTCTGCCGTTATCGGTGCTCGACCTGACGGAAAAGCAGACGGAGACGTTCGGGCTTTGGGGCATTCACACGCTCGGCATGTTGGCCGCCCTGCCAGAAAAAGAACTTGTGGCCCGGATGGGCCAGGAGAGTCGCCGTCTCCGGCAACTGGCGCAAGGTGGACTGCCACACCTCTTTCAACCAGTCGAGCCGGTCTTCAAGCTCGAAGAACGTGCGGAACTCGACTCCCCAGTAGAGATATTGGAGTCGCTGTTGTTTGGGCTTGCTGTCATGCTCGAACAGCTCATACTTCGCGCGAAGGCCCGCATCCTGTCGCTGGCCTCTGTCACGGTGACGCTCACGCTCGATGGCGGCGGAATACATATACGCACCGTTCGGCCTGCTCTTCCAACAACAGACAAACAACTCTGGATCAAGTTACTTCACCTTGACCTCGAAGCTCATCCGCCTTCGGCTGCGATTGTCGGCGTCATGCTTCACGCGGAACCAGGCAGCACCACCAAGATGCAGCTCGGCCTATTCTCGCCGCAGCTTCCTGAAGCATCTCGACTCGACGTAACACTGGCGCGCATCCGTGCGGTTGTTGGGGAGGACTGCGTGGGTCGCGCTGTTTTGCAGGACACGCACGCGGCGGAAGCGTTTCGCGTAGAGCCATTCACGGTGCCTACCGGTGAGTCGGTCGTGCCGACCAGCCCGCACTCCCGCGCGTCGATACGGCAGCTTCGACCACAGGAAACGGCCTCGGTGACCTTGCAACACGCAAAGCCGACTTCCTTCTACTTTCGCGAGAAGCGCTACAACGTCGAACACGCTTATGGCCCATGGACGTTAAGCGGCGACTGGTGGAACCCCACGCTGTGGGCAGCCGAGCAGTGGGATCTTGTCGCTCGGGCGCAGGACGGAGCGATGCTTTGTTGCTGCATGGTGCGCGATGTTTTGCAAAATCGCTGGCAGATGGCGGCCCTCTATGACTGA
- a CDS encoding ABC-three component system protein: MRQLQFIEGSEEDVIEAINQFLRASAERSAWSKQGIVHDKSFDEYEEALVSFWKNKRTVHDITHKNLTGVDRGKLLLADCGIHQQKLQGLEPPPFFTPGSFHALAEVENVGWHPEYKKLLSPGADDGDSQ, translated from the coding sequence GTGCGCCAACTTCAATTCATCGAAGGCTCCGAAGAGGATGTGATCGAGGCAATCAATCAGTTTTTGAGAGCTTCTGCGGAGCGATCAGCATGGAGCAAGCAAGGGATCGTACATGACAAGAGCTTCGACGAATATGAAGAGGCCCTCGTGTCTTTCTGGAAGAACAAGCGAACGGTTCACGACATCACTCACAAGAACCTGACAGGCGTGGACCGTGGCAAGCTGCTGCTTGCCGATTGTGGTATTCATCAACAGAAACTTCAGGGCCTCGAGCCTCCACCCTTCTTTACGCCTGGCAGCTTCCATGCCCTCGCTGAGGTCGAGAATGTGGGCTGGCACCCGGAATACAAAAAACTTCTGAGCCCTGGAGCTGACGATGGCGATTCTCAATAG
- a CDS encoding RES domain-containing protein, whose translation MQSPDRLLRALENAPVQAFSGFVYRIIAERHRDSPLSAIGSVRSGGRYNAPNSFPVLYCADSQMTAMLEVDALFTTADGQLKGAPRDPDLVLSLRCNLARVLDLTDESFYRELGTTRHELVSLSPSRFILNANGKETPTQTLGAACSFSGRISALKGSQCSAQQRLLQKLPIGWLF comes from the coding sequence GTGCAATCTCCCGATCGACTTTTGCGAGCTTTAGAGAACGCCCCAGTTCAGGCGTTTTCGGGATTTGTTTATCGGATCATCGCCGAACGGCATCGGGATTCTCCTCTATCTGCCATTGGCTCTGTCCGATCCGGTGGTCGCTACAACGCCCCAAATAGCTTTCCCGTTCTCTACTGCGCCGATAGCCAAATGACCGCGATGCTGGAAGTGGATGCTCTTTTCACAACCGCAGATGGACAGTTGAAAGGGGCGCCTCGAGATCCTGATTTGGTTCTCTCGCTGCGTTGTAATTTGGCTCGTGTCCTCGACTTGACCGACGAGTCCTTTTACCGCGAGCTGGGAACGACTCGTCACGAACTCGTCAGCCTGTCGCCGTCGCGATTCATCTTGAACGCAAATGGGAAGGAGACGCCGACACAAACCCTGGGGGCAGCATGCTCTTTTAGCGGCCGCATCTCGGCGTTGAAGGGTTCCCAGTGCAGCGCACAGCAGCGGCTACTGCAGAAGTTACCGATTGGATGGCTCTTTTGA
- a CDS encoding DUF2384 domain-containing protein — protein sequence MLATSTLASADPALFNPQSGRLDASRIASEIQLPVSTIAEAIGKKAPSVRKHPDASSLQPELRRVYRIWVAIVELYAGNKKSARIFLNAPNKHLENQAPVEFIEGGDLKPLEALVEAMTTRQPA from the coding sequence ATGTTGGCGACTTCTACACTCGCGAGTGCCGATCCCGCTCTCTTCAATCCACAGTCAGGACGCCTTGATGCGTCGCGCATCGCGAGTGAAATTCAACTGCCCGTCTCGACAATCGCCGAGGCCATCGGCAAGAAGGCCCCAAGCGTTCGCAAGCATCCCGACGCAAGCAGCCTGCAGCCAGAGCTTCGCCGCGTTTACCGCATCTGGGTGGCAATCGTGGAACTCTATGCCGGGAACAAGAAAAGCGCACGGATATTTCTGAACGCGCCAAACAAGCATCTCGAAAATCAGGCCCCCGTCGAGTTCATCGAAGGCGGCGACCTCAAACCCCTGGAGGCTCTCGTCGAGGCCATGACGACGAGGCAGCCAGCCTAG
- a CDS encoding tyrosine-type recombinase/integrase: MSWHTFRHTYRSWLDETGAPMKVQQELMRHASIQTTMNIYGQAMSSSKREANGKVVEMVLKPVLASA, from the coding sequence ATCAGCTGGCACACGTTCCGCCACACGTACCGTTCGTGGCTGGACGAGACCGGAGCTCCGATGAAGGTGCAGCAGGAACTGATGCGGCATGCCTCCATCCAGACGACGATGAACATCTATGGACAGGCGATGTCTTCATCGAAAAGAGAAGCGAATGGGAAGGTAGTCGAGATGGTGCTCAAGCCTGTTTTGGCGAGCGCCTAA